The proteins below come from a single Cucurbita pepo subsp. pepo cultivar mu-cu-16 unplaced genomic scaffold, ASM280686v2 Cp4.1_scaffold001514, whole genome shotgun sequence genomic window:
- the LOC111786349 gene encoding probable prolyl 4-hydroxylase 10: MATLLMYLSDVEEGGETVFPAAEGNFSSLPGWNELSECGKGGLSVKPKMGDALLFWSMRPDNTVDPTSLHGACPVIRGNKWSCTKWMRVNEY; encoded by the exons ATGGCCACCCTTCTCATGTATCT GTCAGACGTCGAAGAAGGGGGCGAGACGGTGTTCCCAGCAGCCGAAGGCAACTTCAGCTCGTTGCCTGGGTGGAATGAACTGTCTGAATGTGGTAAAGGTGGACTCTCTGTAAAACCAAAGATGGGTGATGCATTATTGTTCTGGAGCATGAGGCCTGATAATACCGTAGATCCTACAAGTTTGCATG GTGCTTGCCCTGTCATAAGAGGGAACAAATGGTCATGTACAAAGTGGATGCGTGTTAATGAATACTAA